From Paenibacillus graminis, a single genomic window includes:
- a CDS encoding M14 family metallopeptidase, producing the protein MSKKLLSLLIALTLTLSGILPAAYAGEVAAGAEPQVQTAPASAASGASSTVTAEVYQTAVPTVSTEVYQASMTEPRTLPITLALPEGVTADQLTWNFGRTAEEMKPLAQWKKWNNASSVRAYTGDPFVKVSYAPASPSTVTALVYFDMPFGVNLSISGIRAEYVKLAGVYNLTATAPDGHVLAQQQVKLNPYDTYHTYDEIKPAIDRITAGSNNKYGRYVEYQQIGTSTQGRAIHFSIVAKDKASVDQYLNETLPLMNNDPAALQEMIKNGQLQNYKVPVWLNNIHADEANGVDVIIKFLDTLMTQKTVNYKTTDADGNVVPVALDIDKALDNVIFLLDYVENPDGRALNTRATSTLLDPNRDNSYQTQPETQAVTAQIAKWTPLSFLDMHGFVSGFLIEPCTPPHDPNIEYDLVMDNMLDQATAMGNAGIANTKYNAYHIPYLEAAKLKNDPDYANPYGNATGWDDASPAYTAVYAMHQGALGHTIEVPELNEDSLDAFYYAALAATNYVQNNKEKLFLNQLEIFKRGMNNEDHKEVDKYLVNAKYESIGRKRATEATNFFPEYYVLPVAKDLQKNELETYKMVQYLLRNGVKVEQTTTPVTVDGVTYPSGTYVVNMHQAKRGYANLVLYDGLDVSDFNEMYSDTVQNFADMRGFDRYISRTAGAFTGKTQQVSSIVIPTTDLNQYRFEQNYVIRNSSNDAIKAVNELLADKKAVTLLSNGGPGYEKGSFLVSRSNLKTVASKYLLDLVPFSASADKAGKLLKPANVGIAGAPSFILADLGFKVTTDTAAADVLVNAGTSLIASGKPFIGYGRTMLSSIKALKILPGLDYSNPVNKSNNPSAHEGLFKATVSQDSVITAPYADNEYLYTVSAAYITAVPEGAEVLAKYGTGGDFFKAGWWPNSDAAKGQVLALNYQKDNVHVTLFANDLLNKYHPQNQFRLLANAIYASSPAATEADGMDNGALEPEPASPSNPGSSVPVPTANAAPTATPAPTGAPAAQQPTATATPAPVVHFTDLGRVAWAVSAIEELTAKGILNGVGGNAFAPLKEVTRAEFITMIVRAFGLQTANASAAFSDVSAADWSYSYIAAGVSNGLIRGVGNGKFEPKRSITREEMAIIAANALTKFKGKSVTHADAALANFKDKSSIASYGKNAVALLTQEGVVKGMTANTFAPKDIANRAQAAVMISNIINLQ; encoded by the coding sequence ATGTCTAAGAAATTATTATCCTTATTAATCGCGTTAACCCTGACGTTGTCCGGAATCCTTCCGGCAGCCTATGCCGGTGAAGTTGCAGCTGGGGCAGAGCCGCAAGTTCAGACCGCCCCTGCATCTGCGGCTTCCGGCGCTTCGTCTACGGTTACCGCAGAAGTCTATCAAACGGCTGTACCTACAGTATCCACAGAAGTCTACCAAGCTTCGATGACCGAGCCCAGAACACTGCCCATTACGCTGGCCCTTCCTGAAGGCGTAACGGCAGACCAGCTTACCTGGAACTTCGGCAGAACAGCGGAAGAGATGAAGCCGCTGGCACAGTGGAAAAAATGGAACAACGCTTCCAGTGTTAGAGCGTATACAGGAGATCCCTTCGTAAAAGTAAGCTATGCGCCTGCTTCACCTTCTACAGTAACTGCTCTGGTATACTTTGATATGCCTTTCGGCGTCAATTTGTCGATCAGCGGCATCCGTGCGGAGTATGTGAAACTTGCAGGTGTATACAACCTGACGGCAACCGCCCCTGACGGTCATGTGCTGGCGCAGCAGCAAGTGAAGCTGAACCCTTATGATACCTATCATACATATGATGAGATCAAACCGGCGATTGATAGAATTACCGCCGGCAGCAACAATAAATACGGCCGTTATGTGGAGTATCAGCAGATTGGAACGTCCACGCAGGGACGGGCGATCCACTTCTCCATCGTAGCCAAGGACAAAGCGTCCGTAGACCAATATTTGAACGAAACGCTGCCGTTGATGAACAATGACCCTGCTGCATTGCAGGAGATGATCAAAAACGGCCAGCTGCAAAACTATAAAGTGCCGGTCTGGCTGAACAACATCCATGCGGATGAAGCCAATGGTGTCGATGTCATTATTAAGTTTTTGGATACGCTGATGACCCAGAAAACCGTGAACTATAAAACGACTGATGCGGACGGCAATGTTGTTCCGGTGGCACTGGATATCGACAAGGCGCTGGACAACGTGATTTTCCTGCTTGATTATGTGGAGAATCCGGATGGGCGTGCGCTCAACACACGTGCAACTTCGACGCTGCTTGACCCGAACCGCGACAACTCCTACCAGACACAACCGGAGACTCAGGCCGTTACAGCGCAAATCGCCAAGTGGACACCGCTGAGCTTCCTGGATATGCACGGTTTCGTGAGCGGCTTCCTGATTGAGCCTTGTACACCGCCGCATGACCCGAACATCGAATACGATCTGGTCATGGACAATATGCTTGATCAGGCTACAGCTATGGGGAATGCCGGAATCGCTAATACCAAATATAATGCTTACCACATTCCTTATCTGGAAGCCGCGAAACTGAAGAATGATCCGGATTATGCTAATCCTTACGGCAATGCTACCGGATGGGACGATGCTTCACCGGCTTACACCGCAGTCTATGCGATGCACCAAGGGGCGCTTGGACACACCATTGAGGTGCCGGAGCTGAACGAGGATTCTCTGGATGCTTTCTACTATGCAGCACTGGCCGCTACCAATTATGTGCAGAATAACAAAGAGAAGCTGTTCCTGAACCAGCTGGAAATCTTCAAACGCGGCATGAACAATGAAGACCACAAAGAGGTTGACAAGTATTTGGTAAATGCTAAATATGAATCCATCGGCCGTAAGCGTGCAACGGAAGCAACGAACTTTTTCCCTGAATATTATGTGCTTCCAGTAGCCAAGGATCTGCAAAAAAACGAACTGGAAACGTACAAAATGGTGCAATACCTGCTTCGCAACGGAGTGAAGGTAGAGCAGACTACTACGCCAGTAACCGTAGATGGAGTCACTTATCCGTCAGGAACCTATGTAGTGAACATGCATCAGGCCAAACGAGGCTACGCCAACCTGGTTCTGTATGACGGGCTGGATGTATCCGACTTCAATGAAATGTATTCCGACACTGTACAAAATTTTGCCGACATGCGCGGATTTGACCGGTACATCAGCCGTACAGCCGGCGCATTCACCGGCAAGACCCAGCAAGTCAGCAGCATCGTCATTCCAACGACAGATCTGAATCAATACCGTTTTGAGCAAAACTACGTCATCCGCAACAGCAGCAACGATGCGATCAAAGCGGTTAACGAATTGCTTGCGGACAAAAAAGCGGTAACCCTGCTTTCGAATGGCGGACCCGGCTATGAAAAAGGCAGCTTCCTGGTCTCCAGATCGAACCTGAAAACTGTAGCGTCCAAATATCTCTTGGACCTTGTGCCGTTCAGCGCATCAGCGGACAAGGCAGGCAAGCTGCTCAAGCCGGCGAACGTAGGCATTGCCGGAGCACCTTCATTCATCCTGGCTGATCTTGGATTCAAGGTGACTACCGATACGGCTGCGGCTGATGTACTGGTCAATGCGGGCACCAGCCTGATTGCCAGCGGTAAACCGTTCATCGGATATGGGCGTACGATGCTTAGCAGTATTAAAGCCCTGAAAATTTTGCCGGGCCTGGATTACTCCAATCCGGTCAACAAATCTAATAACCCCTCAGCACACGAGGGCTTGTTCAAAGCAACTGTCTCGCAGGACAGCGTAATTACGGCTCCTTATGCAGATAACGAATACCTGTATACCGTATCCGCCGCTTATATCACAGCTGTGCCGGAAGGTGCTGAAGTCCTGGCGAAATACGGAACAGGCGGGGATTTCTTCAAAGCAGGCTGGTGGCCAAACAGCGATGCGGCAAAAGGTCAAGTCCTGGCCCTGAATTACCAGAAGGATAACGTCCATGTAACCTTGTTCGCCAACGATCTGCTGAACAAATATCATCCGCAGAACCAGTTCAGATTGCTGGCGAATGCGATCTATGCATCGTCTCCGGCAGCCACGGAAGCTGACGGCATGGATAACGGTGCACTTGAGCCTGAACCGGCTTCACCGTCGAATCCGGGTTCAAGTGTACCTGTCCCAACCGCAAACGCAGCGCCAACTGCGACACCGGCACCGACCGGAGCTCCGGCTGCACAGCAGCCAACCGCAACGGCTACACCAGCTCCGGTGGTCCATTTCACGGATTTAGGCAGAGTGGCATGGGCAGTATCTGCTATCGAAGAATTGACGGCTAAAGGAATCCTTAACGGCGTTGGCGGCAATGCGTTCGCACCGCTCAAAGAGGTAACCCGTGCCGAGTTCATCACGATGATTGTCCGCGCCTTTGGCCTCCAGACAGCGAATGCTTCGGCAGCTTTCAGTGATGTTTCTGCTGCGGATTGGTCTTACAGCTATATCGCTGCCGGAGTCAGCAATGGCCTGATCCGCGGTGTAGGCAACGGGAAGTTCGAGCCCAAACGCTCCATCACACGGGAAGAGATGGCGATCATCGCCGCGAACGCACTGACGAAGTTCAAAGGCAAATCAGTTACCCATGCCGATGCTGCACTTGCGAACTTCAAAGACAAATCGAGCATAGCCTCCTACGGTAAAAACGCAGTAGCGCTGCTTACCCAGGAAGGCGTTGTGAAAGGCATGACAGCCAACACATTTGCGCCAAAAGATATAGCCAACCGCGCGCAAGCCGCTGTCATGATCAGCAACATCATCAACCTGCAATAA